In Acidovorax sp. 106, the following proteins share a genomic window:
- a CDS encoding nuclear transport factor 2 family protein, translating into MKNPHLIAPALLAVCALAQAQQPTDPVAVFNRYVQAVHAADMPAVRSLIAADVERSDYPACTAQMDNAACLAFYIDQTVVKPQAQITVVAVAVRGDEITAKLEVRSALYQKAGVERIVGSDVLRISDGKIRAFRFVPDFQDPATVTFFAGIGITPRPRHSQP; encoded by the coding sequence ATGAAAAATCCACACCTCATTGCCCCAGCGCTGCTGGCGGTCTGTGCTTTGGCCCAGGCGCAGCAGCCCACCGATCCGGTGGCCGTTTTCAACCGCTATGTGCAGGCGGTGCACGCGGCTGATATGCCTGCCGTGCGATCGCTCATTGCGGCCGACGTCGAGCGATCGGACTACCCCGCCTGCACTGCGCAGATGGACAACGCGGCGTGTCTGGCGTTCTACATCGACCAGACCGTGGTCAAGCCCCAGGCGCAGATCACTGTGGTTGCCGTCGCGGTCCGGGGTGATGAGATCACTGCCAAGCTGGAGGTGCGCAGCGCGCTGTACCAAAAGGCTGGGGTGGAGCGCATTGTTGGCAGCGATGTGCTGCGCATCTCGGACGGAAAGATCCGTGCCTTCCGCTTTGTGCCCGACTTCCAGGACCCCGCCACGGTCACTTTCTTCGCAGGCATCGGCATCACGCCGCGCCCCCGCCATTCCCAACCCTGA
- a CDS encoding S9 family peptidase encodes MFKYFPTNYVWNLSVDLAIEMGARIGEIEEMCAPLQEAAKAPDAAGTQAFRETWVRMADKLCGLAEEDEARGRLYSAGEKYRRASSYLITAERLQAHDAPGRIAIYRRELELFLKGSHLMGDRVQRVEIPYEGTHLSALYYPADGLQPGERAPLLVQLNGLDSTKEMKHLVGLPIWLAQRGVSSLVVDQPGTGEALRLQGLTARFDAEHWASRVVDWLEQHPAVDPKRIGCEGVSLGGYYCPRAVAMEPRFACGVAWGANHDWRDVQKRRLEKEGDFPVPHYWAHVCWVWGAKDVDDFMRIAEDVHLDGVVEKIRVPFLVTHGERDSQIPLKWAHRTYEQLVNSPRRELKVFTDREGGAQHASFDNSINAGHYIADWVAETLGGRTA; translated from the coding sequence ATGTTCAAGTACTTCCCCACCAACTACGTCTGGAACCTGTCCGTCGATCTCGCCATCGAGATGGGCGCCCGCATCGGTGAAATCGAGGAGATGTGTGCACCCTTGCAAGAGGCCGCCAAGGCGCCGGATGCGGCGGGCACCCAGGCGTTCCGCGAAACCTGGGTCCGCATGGCCGACAAGCTCTGTGGCCTGGCCGAGGAAGACGAAGCACGGGGTCGGCTGTATTCGGCAGGCGAAAAATACCGCCGCGCATCGAGCTATCTCATCACCGCAGAGCGTCTGCAGGCACACGACGCCCCGGGGCGGATTGCCATTTATCGCCGTGAACTGGAGTTGTTCCTCAAGGGCTCACACCTGATGGGTGATCGGGTGCAGCGCGTGGAGATTCCTTATGAGGGCACCCACCTGTCTGCGCTGTATTACCCGGCTGACGGCCTCCAGCCGGGTGAGCGTGCACCTTTGCTGGTGCAGCTCAACGGCCTGGATTCGACCAAGGAGATGAAGCATCTGGTCGGACTGCCGATATGGCTTGCGCAGCGTGGCGTGTCGTCTTTGGTCGTGGACCAGCCCGGCACGGGTGAGGCTTTGCGGCTGCAGGGCCTGACTGCGCGCTTTGACGCTGAACACTGGGCCAGCCGGGTGGTGGACTGGCTGGAGCAGCACCCGGCGGTCGACCCGAAGCGGATCGGCTGCGAAGGCGTCTCGCTGGGTGGCTACTACTGCCCGCGCGCCGTGGCCATGGAGCCGCGCTTCGCCTGCGGTGTGGCCTGGGGCGCCAACCACGATTGGCGCGACGTGCAAAAGCGCCGTCTGGAAAAAGAAGGCGACTTCCCGGTGCCGCACTACTGGGCCCATGTTTGCTGGGTCTGGGGCGCTAAGGATGTCGATGACTTCATGCGCATTGCCGAGGACGTGCATCTGGACGGTGTCGTCGAAAAGATCCGTGTGCCCTTCCTGGTCACGCATGGTGAGCGCGACTCGCAGATCCCGCTGAAGTGGGCGCACCGCACGTACGAGCAGCTGGTCAACAGCCCTCGGCGCGAGCTCAAGGTGTTCACCGACCGCGAAGGCGGAGCGCAGCACGCGAGCTTTGACAACAGCATCAACGCCGGCCACTACATCGCCGACTGGGTGGCAGAGACCCTGGGTGGCCGCACGGCCTGA
- a CDS encoding VOC family protein, producing MNIIGPDALVFGVDDVAACAQYLTDYGLTPVGVTAAGGRFEALDGTAVEVRAKDDPALPPALGTASMLRETVYGVADAATLDAIETELARDRQVVRQGGVLRTTDDLGFALAFQVTVRKALALPAEAVNAPGAAPQRGPNALGLSPDMAARPRSLSHVVYFVPDVAKAEAFYARLGFVCTDRFTGVGPFLRPAGTQDHHTLFMIQTPAFMKGCEHFTFHMGGPTEVLLAGTRLVEKGYQSFWGPGRHKFGSNWFWYFNSPLGCHVEYDADMDLHDTTWAAREVPMSADASQLFLFQHREKWAPSGPPPAGAPH from the coding sequence ATGAACATCATTGGACCCGACGCCCTGGTTTTTGGCGTGGACGACGTCGCCGCATGCGCCCAGTACCTGACGGACTATGGGCTGACCCCCGTCGGCGTCACGGCTGCCGGTGGGCGGTTTGAGGCGCTGGACGGCACCGCCGTGGAGGTCCGCGCCAAAGACGACCCCGCCCTGCCACCTGCGCTGGGCACCGCCAGCATGCTGCGCGAGACGGTCTACGGGGTGGCAGATGCCGCCACGCTCGACGCTATCGAAACCGAGCTGGCACGCGATCGCCAGGTGGTGCGCCAGGGCGGCGTGCTGCGCACCACCGACGACCTCGGCTTTGCCCTTGCCTTCCAGGTCACGGTGCGCAAGGCCCTTGCCTTGCCTGCAGAAGCTGTGAACGCCCCTGGCGCCGCGCCACAGCGTGGGCCCAATGCCCTGGGCCTGTCCCCCGACATGGCGGCGCGGCCCCGCTCGCTGTCGCATGTGGTGTATTTCGTTCCCGATGTGGCCAAGGCTGAGGCGTTTTACGCACGTCTGGGGTTTGTGTGCACCGACCGCTTTACCGGGGTGGGCCCGTTCTTGCGTCCGGCAGGCACGCAAGACCACCATACGCTGTTCATGATCCAGACCCCTGCGTTCATGAAGGGATGCGAGCATTTCACTTTCCACATGGGCGGCCCCACCGAGGTGCTGCTGGCGGGCACCCGCTTGGTGGAGAAGGGCTACCAGAGCTTCTGGGGGCCAGGTCGCCACAAGTTCGGCAGCAACTGGTTCTGGTACTTCAACTCGCCCCTGGGCTGCCATGTGGAGTACGACGCCGACATGGACCTGCACGACACCACCTGGGCTGCGCGCGAGGTGCCGATGAGTGCGGACGCCTCGCAGTTGTTCTTGTTCCAGCACCGCGAAAAGTGGGCGCCTTCTGGCCCACCACCCGCAGGCGCGCCGCACTGA
- a CDS encoding Rieske (2Fe-2S) protein: protein MKLCHWNDLPDGESRGFDPARQGQDTVLVVRQGQRLYAYADACPHHDTPMAWRKDKYLNASGDRIVCAAHGALFDIPTGLCTLGPCLGDALTPVPLTLQANGDIHIDLATHKETKP from the coding sequence ATGAAGCTGTGCCACTGGAATGATCTGCCGGATGGTGAATCGCGTGGCTTTGACCCTGCACGCCAGGGGCAAGACACCGTGCTCGTGGTGCGCCAGGGGCAGAGGCTCTATGCCTATGCCGATGCCTGCCCCCACCACGACACGCCCATGGCATGGCGCAAAGACAAGTACCTGAACGCCTCGGGGGACCGCATCGTTTGCGCGGCCCACGGTGCGTTGTTTGACATCCCCACCGGGCTGTGCACCCTGGGCCCATGCCTGGGCGATGCGCTCACGCCGGTGCCACTGACATTACAAGCGAACGGCGACATCCACATCGACCTCGCAACCCACAAGGAGACAAAACCATGA
- a CDS encoding FAD-dependent oxidoreductase, whose translation MSLSSQRILVIGGGFSGMAAAIELRKQGAQVDLVEIDPGWRSYGAGISLGGATLRAFRRLGILDTFLAQGNASDGVNLHLPNGPLVATLPTPRIAGADVPGGGAIMRPVLARILAEATRAAGANVRLGCTFTAIEQEADGVQVTFTDGQRQRYDLVIGADGLYSKVRETVFKGAPKPRYSGQAVWRAVLPRPPEVDTATMWMGPKIKPGVNPVSKTEMYLFVTEPRPTNDHVDPATFADRLRALLDGFTAPTLQAIRNQIGPDSQIVYRPLEGMLMPRPWSLGRVVLIGDTVHATTPHLASGACIGIEDALVLADELASAGDVPSALAAFESRRWERCRMVVENSARLGEIEIEGGDKEEHSRIMRESLMALSQPI comes from the coding sequence ATGAGCCTTTCTTCCCAACGCATTCTGGTCATCGGCGGTGGCTTTTCTGGCATGGCTGCGGCCATCGAACTGCGCAAGCAGGGCGCGCAGGTGGACCTGGTCGAGATCGACCCCGGCTGGCGCAGCTATGGGGCAGGCATCAGCCTGGGGGGGGCTACGTTGCGGGCGTTCCGTCGCCTTGGCATTTTGGATACCTTTCTGGCGCAGGGCAACGCCTCGGACGGGGTGAATCTGCACCTGCCCAACGGCCCTTTGGTGGCCACGCTGCCCACGCCACGCATTGCTGGCGCTGATGTCCCCGGCGGCGGCGCCATCATGCGCCCTGTGCTGGCCCGTATCCTGGCCGAGGCCACGCGCGCGGCGGGTGCCAACGTCCGCCTGGGCTGCACGTTCACTGCGATAGAGCAGGAGGCCGATGGCGTGCAGGTCACCTTCACCGACGGACAGCGCCAGCGCTATGACCTCGTGATCGGGGCCGATGGGCTGTATTCCAAAGTGCGCGAAACGGTGTTCAAAGGCGCGCCCAAGCCGCGATACAGCGGCCAGGCGGTGTGGCGTGCCGTGCTGCCTCGCCCACCAGAAGTCGACACAGCCACGATGTGGATGGGGCCGAAGATCAAGCCGGGCGTGAACCCGGTCTCCAAGACCGAGATGTACCTCTTCGTCACCGAGCCGCGCCCCACCAACGACCATGTCGACCCGGCCACCTTTGCAGACAGATTGCGTGCGTTGCTCGACGGGTTTACGGCCCCCACGCTCCAGGCCATCCGCAACCAGATCGGTCCCGACTCGCAGATCGTGTACCGCCCCTTGGAAGGGATGCTCATGCCACGCCCCTGGTCGCTTGGGCGGGTGGTGTTGATTGGCGACACGGTGCATGCCACCACGCCGCACCTGGCATCGGGGGCCTGTATTGGCATCGAGGATGCCCTGGTGCTGGCCGATGAGCTGGCGAGTGCGGGTGATGTGCCGAGCGCATTGGCCGCCTTTGAAAGCCGCCGCTGGGAGCGTTGCCGCATGGTGGTGGAGAACTCTGCGCGCCTGGGCGAAATCGAGATCGAGGGCGGCGACAAGGAGGAGCACTCGCGCATCATGCGCGAATCCCTCATGGCTTTGTCTCAACCCATCTGA
- a CDS encoding MFS transporter, translating to MITTQSLRGRVALMVGHCAGMVDLVALPVWVGTLISVYRFDPQQAGLLATLFLAGAVVASLVLAPFFQVLPGRMVATAGFTAAAVGFAVASTTTQFSLLALLHAASGVAAGAALSVTHGTIARSQNPHRMFALVGMALGVFAIAFLGGTPVLVAQQGGPVLFQVFAGVMAVGAVAAALAFPVPDTLGGAGLSSTPVAPLPASVWWGVAGIAAMGLVQSMTFSFLERVGSDRGYGLQAVTGVLIALGVVNLFPAVLAAVLEKRWAARSVLLAGPALQALLVVVIMNSTVFGPYAAAAAVFAAVMIFTHTFAFGVLARLDPSGRALAATPAMLMFGAAIGPILGGTLVKAWGYGSLGLAALVIDGLAMYAFARIHRTPRTAAAAQGMA from the coding sequence ATGATCACAACCCAATCTTTGCGGGGCCGTGTGGCCTTGATGGTGGGCCATTGCGCAGGCATGGTCGACCTGGTTGCACTGCCCGTGTGGGTAGGCACGCTGATATCGGTGTACCGCTTTGACCCGCAGCAGGCTGGCCTGTTGGCCACGCTCTTCTTGGCGGGTGCGGTGGTGGCCAGCCTGGTGTTGGCGCCGTTCTTTCAGGTGCTGCCCGGACGCATGGTGGCTACAGCAGGGTTTACTGCTGCTGCCGTGGGTTTTGCGGTGGCCTCCACCACCACCCAGTTCTCACTACTGGCCCTGCTGCATGCGGCGTCAGGGGTTGCAGCGGGTGCCGCGCTGAGCGTGACGCACGGCACCATTGCCCGCAGCCAGAACCCCCACCGCATGTTCGCGTTGGTGGGCATGGCACTGGGGGTGTTTGCCATCGCATTCCTGGGGGGCACCCCCGTGCTGGTGGCTCAGCAGGGCGGGCCGGTGCTGTTTCAGGTGTTTGCTGGGGTCATGGCGGTGGGTGCGGTGGCTGCCGCGCTGGCGTTTCCTGTGCCTGACACGCTCGGCGGTGCGGGGCTTTCGTCGACGCCTGTTGCGCCATTGCCCGCCTCCGTCTGGTGGGGCGTCGCTGGCATTGCGGCCATGGGGTTGGTGCAATCCATGACGTTCAGCTTTCTGGAGCGTGTGGGCAGCGACCGGGGTTATGGGCTGCAGGCCGTCACCGGCGTGCTGATCGCATTGGGGGTGGTCAACCTGTTTCCGGCCGTGCTGGCCGCCGTGCTGGAAAAGCGCTGGGCCGCCCGCAGTGTCTTGTTGGCGGGGCCTGCGCTGCAGGCCTTGCTGGTGGTGGTGATCATGAATTCGACCGTGTTCGGGCCCTATGCCGCTGCGGCGGCCGTGTTTGCGGCGGTGATGATCTTCACGCACACCTTTGCCTTTGGTGTGTTGGCCCGACTGGACCCGAGTGGCCGCGCTTTGGCCGCCACCCCCGCCATGCTCATGTTTGGCGCAGCCATTGGGCCCATTTTGGGCGGTACGCTGGTCAAGGCCTGGGGCTATGGCAGCCTGGGTCTGGCGGCTTTGGTGATCGACGGTTTGGCCATGTATGCGTTTGCACGCATCCACCGCACGCCTCGCACGGCGGCGGCAGCGCAAGGAATGGCATGA
- a CDS encoding tripartite tricarboxylate transporter substrate binding protein — protein sequence MSRSALSEPNQQALSRRACLVAAAVAGAAPWARAQAGRHIAFIVPQPAGSPSDVFARKLQTVMQRELGQTIVVENLPGAGGSIGVQRMLNAPADGATVVVASQTEPILTPLSLASARYKPEQMRAIGTLGRTSYVLAGRTDMHATTHAQLLDMARQAAASGKPMTFGHIGQGSMIHLMGAQWARLCGVPLVHVPYRGVPPLVQDLMGHQIDLSFVPLGGSALNMLETGKLRAFGSTATKAPALLPHVAPLNQQSTVLKGFEYTAWGALLVARNTPEPAVRRLHQAFGAALRDPEVQSFLRANGTEPEEPLSIEALEKFYQSEIQIHQALARTVGVVPE from the coding sequence ATGAGCCGCAGCGCATTGTCCGAGCCAAACCAGCAGGCGCTCAGCCGCCGCGCCTGCCTGGTGGCGGCGGCAGTGGCCGGTGCTGCGCCATGGGCCAGAGCACAGGCAGGCCGTCACATTGCTTTCATCGTGCCCCAGCCTGCAGGCAGCCCCAGCGATGTGTTCGCACGCAAGCTCCAGACCGTGATGCAGCGGGAGTTGGGGCAAACCATCGTTGTCGAGAACCTGCCAGGGGCCGGAGGCTCCATCGGTGTGCAGCGCATGCTGAATGCGCCTGCCGATGGTGCAACGGTGGTCGTGGCTTCTCAGACCGAACCCATCCTCACCCCGCTGTCGCTGGCCAGCGCCCGGTACAAGCCTGAGCAGATGCGCGCCATCGGCACGCTCGGGCGAACCAGCTACGTGCTGGCAGGCCGGACCGACATGCACGCTACCACCCATGCGCAGTTGTTGGACATGGCGCGGCAAGCGGCGGCCTCTGGCAAGCCCATGACCTTCGGGCACATCGGGCAAGGCTCAATGATCCACCTGATGGGCGCCCAGTGGGCGCGCCTGTGTGGCGTGCCATTGGTGCACGTGCCGTACCGGGGTGTGCCACCGCTGGTGCAGGACCTCATGGGCCATCAGATTGATTTGTCCTTTGTGCCATTGGGGGGCTCGGCGCTGAACATGCTGGAAACGGGCAAACTGCGCGCCTTCGGCAGCACGGCAACCAAGGCTCCTGCGCTGCTGCCGCACGTGGCACCGCTGAACCAGCAGTCCACGGTGCTCAAGGGCTTTGAGTACACCGCCTGGGGCGCGCTGCTGGTGGCCCGCAATACCCCTGAGCCAGCGGTGCGTCGTCTTCACCAAGCTTTCGGCGCAGCCCTGCGTGACCCAGAGGTCCAAAGCTTCCTGCGTGCCAATGGCACTGAGCCTGAGGAGCCGCTGTCGATCGAAGCGCTCGAAAAGTTCTATCAATCCGAAATCCAGATTCACCAAGCACTCGCCCGCACCGTGGGCGTGGTGCCCGAGTGA
- a CDS encoding cyclase family protein yields MTKPQRRFVDLSIYLENDVLSDPPPLAPKITYQKHADTLPEFMAMIPGTQPEDYPDGEAAAAEWVTLTTHNGTHLDAPWHFHSTQDAKNGGTRPSITIDEVPLEWCFQPGVKLDFRHLPDGYVATAADVEAELARIGHTLQPLDIVVVNTRAGSRYGHKDYLGAGCGMGYEATMYLLERGVRLTGTDAWSWDAPFSYTAQRVAETGNKALIWEGHKAGRDIGYCHLEKLHNLEALPPTGFTISCFPHKIRGASAGWTRAVAIFED; encoded by the coding sequence ATGACCAAACCCCAACGCCGCTTTGTGGACCTTTCCATCTACCTGGAAAACGATGTCCTCTCTGACCCGCCCCCCCTGGCGCCCAAGATCACCTACCAGAAGCACGCCGATACGTTGCCCGAGTTCATGGCCATGATCCCCGGCACCCAGCCCGAGGACTACCCCGACGGCGAAGCGGCGGCGGCCGAGTGGGTCACGCTCACCACGCACAACGGCACCCACCTGGATGCGCCCTGGCACTTTCACTCTACGCAGGATGCGAAGAACGGCGGCACCCGCCCCTCCATCACCATCGACGAGGTGCCGCTGGAGTGGTGTTTTCAGCCGGGTGTGAAGCTGGACTTCCGTCACCTGCCCGATGGCTACGTGGCCACTGCGGCCGATGTGGAGGCCGAATTGGCCCGCATTGGCCACACCCTGCAGCCGCTCGACATCGTGGTGGTCAACACCCGGGCTGGTTCGCGCTATGGGCACAAGGACTACCTGGGCGCCGGTTGCGGCATGGGCTACGAAGCCACGATGTACCTGCTCGAACGCGGTGTGCGCCTGACGGGTACCGATGCCTGGAGCTGGGATGCGCCGTTCTCGTACACCGCCCAGCGCGTGGCAGAGACAGGCAACAAGGCCTTGATCTGGGAGGGCCACAAGGCGGGCCGCGATATTGGTTACTGCCACCTGGAGAAGCTGCACAACCTGGAGGCACTGCCGCCCACGGGTTTCACCATCAGCTGCTTTCCCCACAAGATCCGCGGCGCCTCGGCGGGCTGGACGCGTGCGGTCGCTATTTTTGAAGATTGA
- a CDS encoding cupin domain-containing protein, whose product MGFPVIHRVVTGHNTQGRAVVASDGPLPTVVDIAAIPGTVFHEVWSTAQSPAIVDNGSDPTLGPLVLPPPHGGTRIRFVDIPPDTPEFLAHGATRMHDAFSQVGDAAASTVKADSPHPLMHRTESVDYGVVMEGELTLVLDEGEVQLRPGSVVVQRGTNHAWANRSGAPCRMLFVLVDGRFDASIAVPASQQP is encoded by the coding sequence ATGGGATTTCCTGTCATCCATCGCGTGGTCACCGGCCACAACACCCAAGGCCGTGCCGTGGTCGCTAGTGATGGGCCGTTGCCTACGGTGGTCGATATTGCGGCCATCCCAGGCACGGTGTTCCATGAGGTCTGGAGCACCGCCCAATCGCCTGCCATCGTGGACAACGGCTCGGACCCGACGCTTGGCCCGCTGGTGCTGCCACCACCTCACGGCGGCACGCGCATCCGCTTTGTGGACATTCCACCAGACACGCCCGAATTCCTGGCCCACGGCGCAACGCGCATGCACGACGCCTTCAGCCAGGTGGGCGATGCTGCTGCTTCCACGGTGAAGGCCGATTCACCGCATCCGCTGATGCACCGCACCGAGTCGGTGGACTATGGCGTGGTGATGGAGGGTGAACTGACCTTGGTCCTGGACGAAGGCGAAGTGCAGTTGCGCCCCGGCAGTGTGGTGGTGCAGCGTGGCACCAACCATGCCTGGGCCAACCGTTCCGGTGCGCCTTGTCGCATGCTGTTTGTGCTGGTGGATGGGCGGTTTGATGCCTCCATTGCAGTGCCAGCGAGCCAGCAGCCATGA
- a CDS encoding tripartite tricarboxylate transporter substrate binding protein — protein MSRLLAQKLAEHLQQAVVVENKPGGAAQLAAQYVKQQPADGHTLLYADIGPLAMYPALYSKLSFSPLKDFAPLTRLFKSPLVVVVPSGSPFQSLADLLRAAAAGDGLNYGSYGQGSQPHVWTEQLRMKTRSRTTHVPYQGAAPALQDLMAGRLDFMCDVVASSLPLVREGKLRALASVGSEQRLQVLPQVPTLTEAGHADLDVPGWNGVMVRAGTPAPVVEVLHEAVMAALQSPEVLGRYRPLGLQPAPLAPAAFGDFIQSESQRWASAIRQAEIKVE, from the coding sequence ATGTCCCGCCTATTGGCCCAAAAGCTTGCCGAGCATCTTCAGCAGGCCGTGGTGGTGGAAAACAAGCCGGGCGGCGCCGCGCAGCTGGCGGCCCAGTATGTCAAGCAGCAGCCCGCCGATGGCCACACCTTGCTGTACGCAGACATTGGCCCGCTGGCCATGTACCCGGCGCTGTACTCCAAATTGAGCTTCAGCCCCCTCAAGGACTTCGCGCCCCTGACGCGATTGTTCAAGTCTCCCCTGGTCGTGGTCGTGCCGTCGGGCAGTCCGTTCCAGTCACTGGCTGACCTGCTGCGCGCAGCGGCTGCGGGCGATGGGCTGAACTACGGCTCTTACGGGCAGGGCAGCCAGCCGCATGTGTGGACCGAGCAGCTGCGCATGAAGACGCGCTCGCGCACGACCCATGTGCCCTACCAGGGCGCAGCGCCCGCGCTGCAAGACCTGATGGCCGGGCGCCTGGACTTCATGTGCGATGTGGTGGCTTCGAGTCTGCCGCTGGTGCGCGAAGGCAAGTTGCGGGCGCTGGCCAGCGTCGGGAGTGAGCAGCGCCTGCAGGTGCTGCCCCAGGTTCCTACGCTGACCGAGGCGGGGCATGCGGATCTGGATGTGCCCGGCTGGAACGGTGTGATGGTGCGTGCCGGAACACCCGCACCCGTGGTCGAGGTGCTCCACGAGGCCGTTATGGCCGCGCTGCAGTCGCCTGAGGTGCTGGGCCGCTACCGGCCGTTGGGGCTGCAGCCTGCGCCACTGGCGCCAGCAGCGTTTGGCGATTTCATCCAGAGCGAGTCGCAGCGATGGGCCAGCGCCATTCGCCAGGCGGAGATCAAGGTCGAATGA
- a CDS encoding SDR family NAD(P)-dependent oxidoreductase, producing MSLFDLHGRTALVTGATQGLGLAIARTLSDQGARVVVSDRDAPACEQVAASLPMATGIAADMGVPSHLVSLVERSGPLDILVCNAGIQGPAGPLADTSDADWQQVFDINLRAAARLCALVLPGMAARGGGSVVLISSIAGLRGNRSIGLYGLTKAALAQLARNLAVEWGPSGVRVNAVSPGLIRTPLAEQLMADDAFMARRMQATPLRRAGEPHEVAGVVAMLASPAGAFVTGHNLVVDGGTTISDGS from the coding sequence ATGAGCCTCTTTGACTTGCACGGCCGCACCGCACTGGTCACTGGCGCCACGCAGGGGCTCGGCCTGGCCATTGCGCGCACCTTGTCGGACCAGGGCGCCCGCGTGGTGGTGTCCGACCGTGATGCGCCTGCCTGTGAGCAGGTCGCTGCATCGTTGCCGATGGCTACGGGCATCGCTGCCGATATGGGGGTGCCGTCACATCTGGTGTCGCTGGTCGAACGATCGGGGCCCCTGGACATCTTGGTTTGCAACGCTGGCATCCAGGGGCCAGCCGGCCCACTGGCCGATACCAGCGACGCCGATTGGCAGCAGGTGTTTGACATCAACCTGCGTGCTGCAGCGCGCTTGTGTGCGCTGGTACTGCCGGGCATGGCGGCGCGGGGCGGCGGCAGCGTGGTGCTGATCTCCAGCATCGCTGGCTTGCGCGGCAACCGTTCGATCGGCCTGTATGGGTTGACCAAGGCTGCGCTCGCCCAATTGGCTCGCAACTTGGCCGTGGAATGGGGGCCTTCAGGCGTGCGGGTCAATGCCGTGTCGCCCGGCCTCATCCGCACACCGCTGGCAGAGCAGTTGATGGCCGATGACGCCTTCATGGCGCGGCGCATGCAGGCCACGCCATTGCGGCGCGCGGGAGAGCCGCACGAAGTGGCTGGTGTGGTCGCCATGCTGGCCAGCCCCGCCGGGGCCTTTGTGACCGGACATAACCTGGTGGTCGACGGCGGCACCACCATCAGCGATGGGAGTTGA
- a CDS encoding tripartite tricarboxylate transporter substrate binding protein — translation MLSRRALVASALALPGATWAATWPTRPLRIVLPFVAGGSSDLVARLLADKLGQALRSPVVVESRAGANGIIASEAVARSTDGHSLLWVSAAHAINASLYPRLPYDSQRDFAPVALVASPGPMVIAVPAAWPVRSLSDLLALARRQPGQVSYASAGIGNVLHLAGEMLAQQAGVKLLHVPYKGAAPALNDLAAGQVNLMFNSALAVAPMVKDGRVRLLAQTGAQRSAALPADLPTVAETPGLAGFQVTGWFGLLAPSAMPADAIARLNAECVRILALPELREKLALLGTADTPTQSAREFGAFLAAETDRYASVLRAAGLRLETPSS, via the coding sequence ATGCTGAGCCGAAGAGCCCTGGTGGCCAGTGCCTTGGCGTTGCCTGGGGCCACGTGGGCGGCCACCTGGCCCACACGGCCGCTGCGCATCGTGCTGCCGTTTGTGGCGGGAGGAAGTTCCGATCTGGTGGCGCGCCTGCTGGCCGACAAGCTGGGCCAGGCCCTGCGCAGCCCGGTAGTGGTGGAGTCGCGCGCCGGTGCCAACGGCATCATCGCCTCGGAGGCCGTGGCGCGCAGCACTGACGGGCATTCGCTGCTGTGGGTCAGTGCGGCCCATGCCATCAATGCCAGCCTCTACCCCCGGTTGCCCTATGACAGCCAGCGTGACTTTGCGCCCGTGGCCCTGGTGGCCAGCCCTGGGCCGATGGTCATTGCGGTGCCTGCGGCCTGGCCGGTTCGCAGCTTGTCGGATCTGCTCGCGTTGGCTCGGCGGCAGCCTGGGCAGGTCAGCTATGCCTCCGCAGGCATCGGCAACGTGCTGCACCTGGCGGGTGAGATGCTGGCGCAGCAGGCCGGTGTGAAGCTGCTGCATGTGCCCTACAAAGGTGCGGCGCCCGCCCTCAACGACCTAGCGGCTGGGCAAGTCAACTTGATGTTCAACAGCGCCCTGGCCGTGGCGCCGATGGTCAAGGACGGGCGGGTTCGCCTGCTGGCACAGACCGGCGCGCAGCGGTCGGCGGCCTTGCCCGCCGATCTGCCCACGGTGGCCGAGACGCCGGGCTTGGCGGGCTTTCAGGTCACGGGCTGGTTTGGCCTGCTGGCGCCTTCTGCCATGCCTGCCGATGCGATCGCTCGGCTCAACGCCGAATGCGTGCGCATTCTGGCCCTGCCCGAGCTGCGCGAAAAGCTGGCACTGCTGGGCACTGCCGACACACCCACCCAGAGTGCGCGAGAGTTTGGCGCATTTCTGGCCGCAGAGACCGACCGCTATGCCAGCGTCCTACGGGCGGCTGGGCTGCGACTTGAAACACCTTCTTCCTGA